In Blastopirellula sp. J2-11, a single genomic region encodes these proteins:
- a CDS encoding DUF1559 domain-containing protein, which produces MTSTNSARRIRAFTLVELLVVIAIIGVLIALLLPAVQQAREAARRLQCTNNMKQTGLALHNYHDTFLCFPYTYTNDSANWAVAILPQLESGNLEDLYDYDLAWDDGVNLDLATQMPKAYECPSNPSAGNVLSDNGFQTTDYSVLRNATDWDTKQSLFQGGAKKMRDITDGTTNTCMTYESAGRADWWVDGKVNPGRSGYSHEYGVSIATWTAPNNAGWMFPCSVEFNSAVDDVTTVYWTGNTVINVSNWYAAPYSFHPGGIQMGMADGSVRFIPETIPFDTLGALTSIGSGEIVGEF; this is translated from the coding sequence ATGACTTCTACCAATTCCGCGCGCCGAATCCGCGCGTTCACCCTTGTCGAGTTGTTGGTGGTGATCGCCATCATCGGAGTTTTGATCGCACTGCTGTTGCCTGCGGTGCAACAAGCTCGCGAAGCCGCGCGTCGCCTGCAATGCACCAACAATATGAAGCAGACCGGGCTCGCATTGCACAACTATCACGACACGTTTCTCTGCTTTCCCTACACCTATACCAATGACTCGGCCAATTGGGCGGTCGCGATTCTTCCCCAGCTAGAAAGCGGCAACCTTGAAGATCTTTATGACTACGATCTCGCTTGGGATGACGGCGTCAATCTCGATCTCGCGACGCAGATGCCCAAAGCCTACGAGTGCCCTTCCAATCCGTCCGCCGGCAATGTGCTCAGCGATAACGGCTTCCAAACAACCGACTATTCCGTACTACGAAACGCAACCGATTGGGACACGAAGCAGTCGCTGTTTCAAGGTGGCGCCAAAAAGATGCGTGACATCACCGACGGCACCACCAACACCTGCATGACTTATGAATCGGCAGGCCGAGCCGACTGGTGGGTGGACGGCAAAGTGAATCCAGGCCGCAGCGGTTACAGCCATGAGTATGGAGTCAGCATCGCCACCTGGACAGCGCCCAATAACGCCGGCTGGATGTTCCCCTGCTCGGTCGAGTTTAATTCGGCCGTTGATGACGTAACCACCGTCTACTGGACCGGCAACACCGTCATTAACGTGAGCAACTGGTATGCAGCGCCTTACTCTTTTCATCCCGGCGGAATTCAAATGGGAATGGCCGACGGTTCCGTGCGGTTTATCCCCGAGACGATCCCTTTTGACACGCTTGGCGCATTGACATCCATCGGCAGCGGCGAAATTGTAGGAGAGTTTTAA